In Microbacterium enclense, one genomic interval encodes:
- a CDS encoding glycosyltransferase family 39 protein gives MTATLAPTLPVARDTTGAARFRPRLWGAGLVAIGALALVLTGWQVWAGAPSEYYASIALSMSRSWSNFFFGAVDPAGTVTLDKIPGSFWVPALFVRVFGYSAWTVILPNALAATAAALVTAVAGRRLAGERAGLLAGVIVAVTPILVAVSRSNQPESFFVLGLALTAWASVRAVQERSPGWLVVAGAFIGLSFQFYMLEAWAVWPALAAAYLCTRQSWARRVLHLAVAAAVSAVGSLWWVAIVALIPSGSRPYIGSTIADNPWEMVFGYNGLGRFAATADSSAYESFTPPFSGDPGVLRLFNAELAGQIAWLLPAAAVGIVVLWMSRLPRPITLLLTVWTATFVAMFSAVSGMHQFYTAALAVPLALVVGTALAISHRDGKTWPQVAIIGVAAVTAVVIGFSVGGYSIPVSLAQAVVAAVAIGVLISRHRARLVTVAATVVGLLLTPAVWSAVTIAHPNSINPVAGGVSEMSAGGFGGAGMRGPGGVDGRGSGTAPGGQFPGTGGQGSGPGGSGGSSAQGGPATGGTGTAPRGGGARGFGGGGAMGASTASADLVAWLQARDTGTTYLAATFGAQSAASLILASDGASILPIGGFNGSDAVPTLDGFIDLVESGQLRYVISGQDRGSGAFGDGGGAAGSASTETTSAQIRSWVGQNCEIDSSAPDTVYDCG, from the coding sequence ATGACCGCCACCCTCGCCCCGACCCTTCCCGTCGCTCGTGACACCACGGGGGCGGCTCGGTTCCGTCCGCGGCTCTGGGGAGCAGGGCTCGTCGCGATCGGCGCCCTCGCCCTGGTGCTCACCGGCTGGCAGGTGTGGGCGGGGGCGCCCTCCGAGTACTACGCGTCGATCGCCCTGTCGATGAGCCGCTCCTGGTCGAACTTCTTCTTCGGCGCGGTGGACCCCGCCGGCACCGTCACGCTCGACAAGATCCCCGGTTCCTTCTGGGTCCCCGCGCTCTTCGTCCGGGTCTTCGGCTACTCGGCGTGGACGGTGATCCTCCCGAACGCCCTCGCCGCCACCGCCGCCGCCCTGGTCACGGCCGTGGCCGGTCGACGGCTGGCGGGAGAGCGCGCGGGGCTCCTCGCGGGGGTGATCGTCGCCGTCACCCCGATCCTCGTGGCCGTGTCGAGGTCGAACCAGCCCGAGTCCTTCTTCGTGCTCGGTCTCGCCCTCACCGCGTGGGCGTCCGTGCGGGCGGTCCAGGAGCGCAGTCCCGGGTGGCTCGTCGTGGCGGGGGCGTTCATCGGGTTGTCGTTCCAGTTCTACATGCTCGAAGCGTGGGCGGTCTGGCCGGCTCTCGCCGCCGCCTACCTGTGCACGCGGCAGTCGTGGGCCCGGCGCGTTCTGCACCTGGCCGTCGCGGCCGCGGTGAGTGCCGTCGGCTCCCTCTGGTGGGTCGCGATCGTCGCCCTCATCCCCTCGGGGAGTCGGCCCTACATCGGCAGCACGATCGCCGACAACCCCTGGGAGATGGTCTTCGGCTACAACGGTCTGGGCCGGTTCGCGGCCACCGCCGACAGCAGCGCGTACGAGTCGTTCACCCCGCCGTTCTCCGGCGACCCCGGCGTGCTGCGCCTGTTCAACGCGGAGCTGGCGGGACAGATCGCCTGGCTCCTGCCCGCCGCTGCCGTCGGCATCGTCGTCCTCTGGATGTCGCGGCTTCCCCGCCCGATCACGCTGCTGCTGACGGTGTGGACGGCGACGTTCGTCGCCATGTTCTCCGCGGTGTCGGGGATGCACCAGTTCTACACGGCGGCTCTCGCCGTCCCGCTCGCCCTCGTCGTGGGCACGGCTCTCGCGATCTCCCACCGCGACGGGAAGACCTGGCCGCAGGTCGCGATCATCGGGGTCGCCGCGGTGACCGCCGTGGTCATCGGTTTCTCGGTCGGGGGGTACAGCATCCCCGTGTCCCTCGCGCAGGCGGTCGTCGCCGCTGTCGCGATCGGCGTGCTGATCTCGCGGCATCGTGCGCGCCTGGTCACCGTCGCCGCGACGGTCGTCGGTTTGCTGCTCACCCCGGCGGTGTGGTCGGCGGTGACGATCGCCCACCCGAACTCGATCAACCCCGTCGCCGGTGGTGTCTCGGAGATGTCGGCGGGGGGCTTCGGGGGCGCCGGGATGCGAGGCCCCGGCGGCGTCGACGGGCGAGGCTCCGGGACAGCCCCCGGTGGCCAGTTCCCCGGGACGGGTGGGCAGGGCTCCGGCCCGGGTGGGTCCGGTGGCTCGTCCGCGCAGGGTGGACCGGCGACCGGCGGTACCGGTACAGCCCCGCGGGGTGGCGGTGCCCGGGGCTTCGGTGGGGGAGGAGCGATGGGGGCGAGCACGGCGAGCGCCGACCTCGTCGCATGGCTTCAGGCCCGCGACACGGGTACCACCTACCTCGCGGCCACGTTCGGGGCACAGTCCGCTGCGTCGCTCATCCTCGCCTCGGACGGGGCGTCGATCCTTCCGATCGGCGGATTCAACGGATCCGACGCGGTACCCACGCTCGACGGGTTCATCGACCTGGTCGAGTCCGGGCAGCTGCGATACGTCATCTCGGGCCAGGATCGCGGTTCGGGAGCCTTCGGGGACGGCGGCGGTGCGGCCGGTTCGGCCTCGACGGAGACGACCTCGGCGCAGATCCGCTCGTGGGTCGGGCAAAACTGCGAAATCGACTCCTCCGCGCCCGACACGGTGTACGACTGCGGCTGA
- a CDS encoding cellulase family glycosylhydrolase has product MRWWRAGARLATAAVAATAMIAGAVVPAATAASVPGWLSTKGASIVTASGSPYTIKAAAWFGMETSNCAPHGLWSISLDEGLDAIASMGFNALRLPFSNECLAAKTSNSINAAVNPGLVSLTPLKLMDTVIARAKAHGLSVILDRHRPDSAAQSELWYTARYSEQRWIDDWKMLAARYKNEPAVIGVDLHNEPHGPACWGCGDSSRDWRAAATRAGNAVLSVNPKLLIVVEGIERQGDGSTTWWGGGLKDARSAPISLSVKNRVVYSPHDYPSTVYAQPWFSAGNYPANLEGVWDANWGYLARENIAPVLLGEFGTKLETDSDRAWLKTLVAYLSKTKISYAYWSFNPNSGDTGGLVADDWRTPQTAKLAALRPILTPVAAPTPKPTTSPKPTTSPKPTTSPKPTASPSSSPKPTSSPKPTSSPKPTASPKPTTSPKPTSSPTASPKPTTSPKPAGITATWIPQSAWGEGYVAEVEVTATGTVSRWQVSFDASGTTAVSNAWGMTCSLSGTTVTCRGTDWAAALSPGQTVRVGLQATATRAPSSPKLAVAAS; this is encoded by the coding sequence ATGCGGTGGTGGCGCGCCGGCGCGCGCCTGGCGACCGCCGCGGTGGCGGCGACGGCCATGATCGCCGGAGCGGTCGTGCCCGCGGCGACCGCGGCGTCGGTGCCGGGGTGGCTCTCGACCAAGGGTGCGAGCATCGTCACGGCATCCGGGTCGCCCTACACGATCAAGGCCGCCGCCTGGTTCGGTATGGAGACCTCAAACTGCGCCCCGCACGGGCTCTGGTCGATCTCGCTCGACGAGGGGCTGGATGCCATCGCGTCGATGGGTTTCAACGCCCTCCGGTTGCCGTTCTCGAACGAGTGCCTGGCGGCGAAGACGTCCAACTCGATCAACGCCGCGGTCAACCCCGGACTGGTCTCGCTCACGCCGCTGAAGCTGATGGACACGGTCATCGCGCGAGCCAAAGCCCACGGCCTGTCTGTCATCCTTGACCGGCACCGCCCCGACTCCGCCGCGCAGAGTGAGCTGTGGTACACCGCTCGGTACAGCGAGCAGCGGTGGATCGACGATTGGAAGATGCTCGCGGCCCGTTACAAGAACGAGCCGGCCGTCATCGGTGTCGACCTGCACAACGAGCCCCACGGGCCCGCCTGCTGGGGGTGCGGCGACTCGTCGCGTGACTGGCGCGCCGCGGCGACCCGCGCCGGCAATGCGGTGCTGTCGGTCAACCCCAAGCTGCTCATCGTCGTCGAAGGCATCGAGCGACAGGGCGACGGTTCGACCACGTGGTGGGGCGGTGGTCTGAAGGACGCCCGGTCCGCCCCGATCAGCCTGTCGGTGAAGAACCGCGTGGTCTACTCACCGCACGACTATCCGTCCACCGTCTATGCACAGCCCTGGTTCTCGGCCGGGAACTATCCCGCGAACCTCGAGGGGGTCTGGGATGCCAACTGGGGGTACCTGGCCCGCGAGAACATCGCCCCCGTGCTGCTGGGGGAGTTCGGCACGAAGCTCGAGACCGACAGCGACCGCGCCTGGCTGAAGACTCTCGTCGCCTACCTGTCCAAGACGAAGATCAGCTACGCATACTGGTCGTTCAACCCCAACAGCGGTGACACCGGCGGGCTCGTCGCCGATGACTGGCGGACCCCGCAGACGGCGAAGCTCGCGGCGCTGCGCCCCATCCTCACGCCGGTGGCGGCTCCCACGCCGAAGCCGACGACGAGCCCGAAGCCGACGACGAGCCCGAAGCCGACGACGAGTCCGAAGCCCACGGCGAGTCCCTCGTCGAGTCCGAAGCCGACGTCGAGCCCGAAACCCACGTCGAGCCCGAAGCCCACGGCGAGCCCGAAACCCACGACAAGTCCGAAGCCCACGTCGAGCCCGACCGCGAGCCCGAAACCCACGACGAGTCCGAAGCCCGCGGGAATCACCGCGACGTGGATTCCGCAGAGCGCGTGGGGCGAGGGCTACGTCGCCGAGGTCGAGGTGACCGCGACGGGCACGGTCTCGCGGTGGCAGGTCTCGTTCGACGCTTCGGGAACGACCGCGGTCTCGAACGCCTGGGGAATGACCTGCAGCCTCTCCGGCACGACGGTGACGTGTCGGGGTACCGACTGGGCCGCCGCGCTCTCGCCCGGTCAGACCGTCCGTGTCGGCCTCCAGGCCACCGCGACGCGCGCGCCCTCCTCGCCGAAGCTCGCGGTCGCGGCATCCTGA
- a CDS encoding PucR family transcriptional regulator ligand-binding domain-containing protein — protein MSDRRESAQTRTDRPDAVEPGLPTLGEALAVPALIVGMPEVLAGTHALDEPVRWVHVSDSPGVARLLDGGELLLTTASAWPEHPEELRALIADFAAAGLVGVVIELGAHYRYVPAVVVDAARSAGLALIALHREVKFVTVTEQVHRRIIDDQTTALRARDEVRTLFMELALRGAPADYVVERLARTLRAPVILESLAHEVIVADLADADHTVLERWAERSRRSGREADESRSVVPVQARGTRWGSLVALAGPAHPAGRVAVLEQAATALALGRLADADGEDWSHLGRRRLVDALLAGRFASLPEAAARLDAAGLFSQGVAVLGLAVDAAGAAEVEAAAVDAGGRALCGTTRRPDEPAEGWMPVLLALPSTTTFAGATVDRFLSVLRAGGRRARLVVGPRVDPTAADTMLGHTLDSAREALDLAETGEVGESGVMWVRRHPLRRFVAALRGDHRLLAHAESMLAPVLQAPPARRDDLLDALAAVVAHPGNRTAAAAAAHVSRSVFYQRLDALEEALGVRLDDGEVLSALHLALAIHRAHAGPAASLRRP, from the coding sequence GTGTCTGATCGTCGCGAATCGGCCCAGACCCGGACAGATCGTCCGGACGCTGTCGAACCGGGACTGCCCACCCTCGGAGAGGCACTCGCGGTCCCGGCCCTGATCGTGGGGATGCCGGAGGTCCTCGCCGGCACGCATGCCCTCGATGAGCCCGTGCGCTGGGTGCACGTGTCCGACAGCCCGGGGGTCGCTCGTCTCCTCGACGGAGGAGAGCTCCTGCTCACCACCGCCTCCGCGTGGCCCGAGCACCCCGAAGAGCTGAGAGCCCTCATCGCCGACTTCGCCGCCGCGGGGCTCGTGGGCGTCGTGATCGAGCTCGGTGCGCACTACCGGTATGTCCCCGCCGTGGTCGTCGATGCCGCGCGATCCGCCGGACTCGCGCTCATCGCCCTGCACCGCGAAGTCAAGTTCGTCACCGTGACCGAGCAGGTGCACCGACGCATCATCGACGATCAGACGACGGCACTGCGGGCCCGGGACGAGGTGCGAACGCTCTTCATGGAGCTTGCGCTGCGGGGCGCTCCCGCCGACTACGTGGTGGAGCGCCTCGCACGCACGTTGCGCGCCCCGGTGATCCTGGAGTCCCTCGCCCATGAGGTGATCGTGGCCGATCTCGCCGATGCCGATCACACCGTGCTCGAGCGCTGGGCGGAACGCTCCCGGCGGTCCGGTCGCGAGGCCGACGAGTCCCGGTCGGTCGTGCCCGTCCAAGCGCGCGGGACGCGGTGGGGATCGCTGGTCGCCCTCGCCGGTCCTGCGCACCCCGCCGGACGCGTCGCCGTGCTCGAGCAGGCGGCGACGGCGCTCGCGCTCGGGCGCCTGGCCGACGCCGATGGGGAGGACTGGTCGCACCTGGGGCGTCGCCGGCTCGTCGACGCGCTGCTCGCCGGCCGGTTCGCCTCTCTCCCCGAGGCGGCCGCGCGCCTCGACGCCGCGGGGCTCTTCTCCCAGGGCGTCGCCGTGCTGGGGCTCGCGGTCGATGCGGCCGGGGCGGCGGAGGTCGAGGCCGCCGCCGTCGATGCCGGGGGACGCGCGCTGTGCGGGACGACCCGCCGCCCCGACGAACCGGCGGAGGGGTGGATGCCGGTGCTCCTGGCTCTCCCGTCGACCACGACGTTCGCGGGAGCCACAGTCGACCGCTTCCTCTCCGTGCTCCGCGCGGGGGGCCGACGTGCCCGCCTGGTGGTGGGGCCGCGCGTGGACCCGACGGCGGCGGACACGATGCTCGGCCACACCCTCGACTCCGCACGGGAAGCGCTCGACCTCGCCGAGACCGGTGAGGTGGGGGAGTCGGGCGTGATGTGGGTGCGGCGCCATCCCTTGCGCCGCTTCGTCGCCGCATTGCGCGGTGATCACCGGCTCCTCGCCCATGCCGAGTCGATGCTCGCGCCCGTTCTCCAGGCTCCGCCCGCGCGGCGCGACGATCTCCTCGACGCCCTCGCCGCGGTGGTGGCGCATCCGGGCAATCGCACCGCCGCTGCCGCGGCGGCGCATGTATCGCGGTCGGTGTTCTACCAACGATTGGATGCACTCGAGGAGGCGCTCGGCGTCCGGCTCGATGACGGTGAGGTGCTCTCGGCGCTGCACCTCGCGCTCGCGATCCATCGTGCGCACGCGGGACCTGCGGCATCCCTTCGGCGTCCGTGA
- a CDS encoding CoA-acylating methylmalonate-semialdehyde dehydrogenase, producing MPLIRHHIAGTEHGSDARTGDVFDPATGRVQAQVAFATASEVDEAIAAAAAALPGWRATSLIKRADVFFRLRHLLVERTDELAAIITAEHGKVISDAKGEISRGIENVEFAAGLVHLLKGEHAEQVSRGVDVHSVKQPVGVVAAITPFNFPVMVPLWMTASAIACGNTVVLKPSEKDPSAALFLAKLYEEAGLPVGVLNVVHGDKVAVDALLDSPAVRAVSFVGSTPIAKTIYARAAENGKRVQALGGAKNHMVVMPDADLDSAADAAVSAAYGSAGERCMAVSVLVAVGDEVADALVEKVSSRISGLTIGPGTDAASEMGPLITREHRDKVASYVTGAAAEGAEVVVDGTAQQFDGDGFFVGVSLVDRVAPGMKVYDDEIFGPVLSVVRVQSYDEAVALINASPYANGTAVFTRDGGTARQFEFDIEVGMVGVNVPIPVPVGAFSFGGWRNSLFGDSHIYGPESIHFYTRSKVVTTRWPDPSESQISLGFPSNH from the coding sequence ATGCCCCTGATCCGCCATCACATCGCCGGCACCGAGCACGGCAGCGACGCGCGCACCGGAGACGTCTTCGACCCGGCGACGGGTCGGGTGCAGGCGCAGGTCGCCTTCGCCACGGCATCCGAGGTCGACGAGGCGATCGCCGCGGCCGCCGCCGCGCTCCCCGGCTGGCGGGCCACGAGCCTCATCAAGCGCGCCGACGTCTTCTTCCGCCTCCGCCACCTCCTCGTGGAGCGCACCGACGAGCTCGCCGCGATCATCACGGCCGAGCACGGCAAGGTGATCTCGGATGCCAAGGGCGAGATCAGCCGCGGCATCGAGAACGTCGAGTTCGCCGCGGGCCTGGTTCACCTTCTGAAGGGGGAGCACGCCGAGCAGGTCAGCCGCGGGGTCGACGTGCACTCGGTCAAGCAGCCCGTCGGCGTGGTCGCGGCCATCACCCCCTTCAACTTCCCGGTCATGGTGCCGCTGTGGATGACGGCCTCCGCCATCGCCTGCGGCAACACGGTCGTGCTCAAGCCGAGCGAGAAGGACCCCTCGGCGGCGCTCTTCCTCGCAAAGCTGTACGAGGAGGCGGGGCTCCCCGTCGGCGTACTGAACGTCGTCCACGGCGACAAGGTCGCCGTCGACGCGCTGCTCGACTCCCCCGCGGTGCGCGCGGTGAGCTTCGTCGGCTCCACGCCGATCGCGAAGACGATCTACGCGCGCGCGGCCGAGAACGGCAAGCGCGTGCAGGCCCTCGGTGGTGCGAAGAACCACATGGTCGTCATGCCCGACGCCGACCTCGACTCCGCAGCCGACGCCGCCGTATCGGCCGCCTACGGCTCAGCCGGCGAGCGCTGCATGGCTGTGTCGGTGCTCGTCGCGGTCGGAGACGAGGTGGCCGACGCCCTCGTCGAGAAGGTCTCTTCGCGCATCTCGGGCCTCACCATCGGTCCCGGAACGGATGCCGCGAGCGAGATGGGTCCGCTCATCACCCGCGAGCATCGCGACAAGGTCGCCTCCTACGTCACCGGTGCTGCCGCCGAGGGCGCCGAGGTGGTCGTCGACGGCACGGCACAGCAGTTCGATGGCGACGGCTTCTTCGTCGGCGTCTCGCTGGTCGACCGCGTGGCCCCGGGAATGAAGGTGTACGACGACGAGATCTTCGGCCCCGTGCTCTCGGTCGTGCGCGTGCAGAGCTACGACGAGGCCGTCGCCCTCATCAACGCGAGCCCCTATGCCAACGGCACCGCGGTGTTCACGCGCGACGGCGGCACGGCCCGGCAGTTCGAGTTCGACATCGAGGTGGGTATGGTCGGCGTCAACGTGCCGATCCCGGTGCCGGTGGGCGCGTTCTCGTTCGGTGGCTGGCGCAACTCGCTCTTCGGCGACTCGCACATCTACGGCCCCGAGTCGATCCACTTCTACACGCGCAGCAAGGTCGTCACCACCCGCTGGCCCGACCCCAGCGAGAGCCAGATCAGCCTCGGCTTCCCCAGCAACCACTGA
- a CDS encoding aspartate aminotransferase family protein, whose translation MTLTTPDLSAGLTPDPEADARVRANDRGHVFHSWSAQALIDPLPVAGGSGATFWDYAGNSYLDFSSQLVNLNLGHQHPDLVAAIQRQAGELATIQPAMANDVRGELARHIVEVAPAGMSKVFFTNGGADANENAVRMARLVTGKRKVLAMYRSYHGNTSTAITLTGDPRRWANEPADASVVHFFGPYAYRSAFHAANEAEETARALEHLEQTIILEGASTIGAIILETVVGTNGVLVPPPGYLPGVRALCDKYGIVYIADEVMVGFGRIGEWFAVDAFDVTPDLITFAKGVNSGYVPLGGVVISDAIAAHFDTVAFPGGLTYSGHPLACAPGVATFEVFARDGILERVRDLGERVVEPRLRAMAERHPSIGEVRGRGLFWAIELVRDRETREPLVPFNAAGPAAAPMTAFAAACKKAGLWPFTHFNRVHVAPPLVITEEELVRGLHIIDEALTVADEAAAS comes from the coding sequence ATGACCCTCACGACCCCCGATCTCTCGGCCGGCCTCACCCCCGACCCCGAAGCCGACGCCCGCGTCCGCGCGAACGACCGCGGGCATGTGTTCCACTCGTGGAGCGCTCAGGCGCTCATCGACCCGCTGCCGGTCGCCGGCGGCTCGGGTGCCACGTTCTGGGACTACGCGGGAAACAGTTACCTGGACTTCTCGTCGCAGCTGGTCAACCTCAACCTGGGGCACCAGCACCCCGACCTCGTCGCCGCGATCCAGCGGCAGGCGGGCGAGCTCGCCACGATCCAGCCGGCGATGGCGAACGACGTGCGCGGAGAGCTCGCTCGACACATCGTCGAGGTCGCCCCCGCGGGCATGTCGAAGGTCTTCTTCACCAACGGAGGAGCGGATGCCAACGAGAACGCGGTCCGCATGGCTCGCCTGGTCACGGGTAAGCGCAAGGTGCTCGCGATGTACCGCAGCTACCACGGCAACACCTCGACCGCGATCACGCTGACCGGTGACCCGCGCCGCTGGGCGAACGAGCCTGCCGACGCCTCGGTCGTGCACTTCTTCGGGCCGTACGCCTATCGTTCGGCGTTCCACGCGGCGAACGAGGCCGAGGAGACGGCACGAGCCCTGGAGCATCTCGAGCAGACCATCATCCTCGAGGGCGCGTCCACGATCGGTGCGATCATCCTCGAGACGGTCGTGGGCACGAACGGTGTGCTCGTTCCGCCGCCGGGTTACCTCCCCGGCGTCCGGGCGCTGTGCGACAAGTACGGCATCGTCTACATCGCCGACGAGGTCATGGTCGGTTTCGGCCGTATCGGCGAGTGGTTCGCCGTCGACGCCTTCGACGTCACGCCCGACCTCATCACCTTCGCGAAGGGCGTGAACTCCGGCTACGTGCCGCTCGGCGGGGTCGTGATCTCCGACGCGATCGCGGCGCACTTCGACACGGTGGCGTTCCCCGGCGGGCTGACCTACTCCGGTCATCCGCTCGCCTGCGCGCCGGGTGTCGCGACGTTCGAGGTGTTCGCCCGCGACGGGATCCTCGAGCGCGTGCGCGACCTCGGCGAACGCGTCGTGGAGCCGCGCCTGCGGGCGATGGCCGAACGGCATCCCTCGATCGGAGAGGTGCGCGGGCGGGGACTGTTCTGGGCGATCGAGCTCGTGCGCGACCGCGAGACGCGCGAGCCGCTCGTTCCGTTCAACGCCGCCGGTCCCGCGGCCGCGCCCATGACGGCATTCGCCGCCGCGTGCAAGAAGGCGGGGCTCTGGCCGTTCACGCACTTCAACCGCGTGCACGTGGCCCCGCCGCTCGTCATCACCGAGGAGGAGCTCGTGCGCGGCCTCCACATCATCGACGAGGCGCTCACGGTCGCCGACGAGGCAGCCGCGTCGTGA
- a CDS encoding gamma-aminobutyraldehyde dehydrogenase, whose product MRVLRNVIGGESVASEGALLDLVSPVTGEVYAQAPVSTDAEVDAAVAAAAAAFAAWKRATPAERQLALFRLADALEARAEEFADLESEDTGKPRASLVADEIVQSVDQLRFFAGAARELNGRAAAEYAEGFTSYVRREPIGVVAQVTPWNYPLNMAVWKIGPAIAAGNTVVLKPSETTPQTTVLLAEIAAEILPPGVLNVVLGDRDTGRALVEHPSPQLVAITGSVRAGMQVATSAARDLKRVHLELGGKAPAIVFADADLEAAASGIAEAAFFNAGQDCTAATRLLVHSSLHDAFVERLVTYVEQHVRVGAPDDPDAFFGPVNNPDQLARVEGFIERLPAHARIATGGARVGDTGCFFAPTVVTGVRQDDELVQQEVFGPVLAVQSFDTEEEALELANGVPYALAASVWTRDSGRSLRLSRDLDFGCVWINAHIPFVSDMPHGGFKHSGYGKDLSIYGFEDYTRLKHVMASLD is encoded by the coding sequence GTGAGAGTGCTCCGTAACGTCATCGGCGGCGAGTCGGTCGCCTCCGAGGGCGCCCTGCTCGACCTCGTCAGCCCCGTGACCGGCGAGGTGTACGCGCAGGCACCCGTGTCGACGGACGCCGAGGTGGATGCCGCGGTCGCCGCCGCCGCGGCCGCGTTCGCCGCGTGGAAGCGGGCGACTCCCGCCGAGCGCCAGCTCGCGCTGTTCCGTCTCGCCGATGCGCTGGAGGCCCGGGCGGAGGAGTTCGCCGACCTCGAGTCGGAGGACACCGGGAAGCCGCGCGCCAGCCTCGTCGCCGACGAGATCGTCCAGTCGGTCGATCAGCTGCGCTTCTTCGCCGGGGCGGCGCGCGAGCTGAACGGTCGAGCAGCCGCCGAGTACGCCGAAGGCTTCACCTCGTACGTGCGCCGCGAGCCGATCGGGGTCGTCGCACAGGTGACGCCGTGGAACTACCCCCTGAACATGGCGGTGTGGAAGATCGGTCCGGCGATCGCGGCGGGCAACACCGTGGTACTCAAGCCCAGCGAGACGACCCCTCAGACGACGGTGCTGCTCGCCGAGATCGCCGCCGAGATCCTGCCGCCGGGGGTGCTGAACGTCGTTCTCGGCGACCGCGACACCGGCCGCGCCCTCGTGGAGCACCCCAGTCCCCAGCTCGTCGCGATCACGGGCTCCGTTCGCGCGGGGATGCAGGTCGCGACCTCGGCCGCCCGCGACCTCAAACGCGTCCACCTCGAGCTCGGCGGCAAGGCGCCCGCGATCGTCTTCGCCGACGCCGACCTGGAGGCGGCGGCATCCGGGATCGCCGAAGCCGCGTTCTTCAACGCCGGCCAAGACTGCACCGCGGCGACGCGGCTCCTCGTGCACTCTTCACTGCACGACGCCTTCGTCGAGCGCCTCGTGACGTACGTCGAGCAGCACGTGCGCGTGGGGGCTCCGGACGACCCGGATGCCTTCTTCGGACCGGTGAACAACCCCGACCAGCTCGCACGGGTCGAAGGGTTCATCGAGCGGCTGCCCGCCCACGCGCGGATCGCCACGGGCGGGGCGCGGGTGGGCGACACCGGGTGCTTCTTCGCGCCGACCGTGGTCACGGGCGTCCGCCAGGACGACGAGCTCGTGCAGCAGGAGGTCTTCGGCCCGGTCCTGGCGGTGCAGTCCTTCGACACCGAGGAAGAAGCGCTGGAGCTCGCCAACGGCGTGCCCTACGCGCTCGCCGCGTCGGTCTGGACCCGCGACAGCGGACGCTCCCTGCGTCTCAGCCGCGACCTGGACTTCGGGTGCGTCTGGATCAACGCGCACATCCCGTTCGTCTCTGACATGCCGCACGGCGGGTTCAAGCACTCGGGATACGGCAAAGACCTGTCGATCTACGGCTTCGAGGACTACACGCGCCTGAAGCACGTGATGGCGAGTCTGGACTGA
- a CDS encoding sigma-70 family RNA polymerase sigma factor — translation MRSTTIQTSTFDELIRRNEDDLARYFQRRLPNAADAADAFGELLLTAWKLRRRIPVDPGEGRMWLYATARNVTLNSRRTVARRSAAVQRLAEEMQTSPPSSAMDDTSIDVRAAIAALPSDDAELVRLIYWDGLRSHEAAAVLGLNPSTARSRLAKAKQQLRSVLEEEGEMPCRKEHVACEGE, via the coding sequence ATGCGCTCGACCACGATCCAGACGTCGACGTTCGACGAGCTCATACGCCGCAACGAGGACGACCTCGCCCGATACTTCCAACGACGCTTGCCGAACGCGGCGGACGCCGCGGACGCGTTCGGGGAACTGCTTCTCACCGCGTGGAAACTTCGCCGGAGAATACCCGTGGACCCAGGAGAAGGCCGAATGTGGCTGTACGCCACTGCGCGCAATGTGACACTCAATTCTCGCCGCACCGTCGCGAGGCGCTCCGCCGCCGTGCAACGACTGGCAGAAGAGATGCAGACCTCGCCCCCATCGTCCGCCATGGACGACACCTCGATCGACGTGAGGGCGGCTATCGCGGCGCTTCCCTCCGATGACGCCGAACTGGTGAGACTCATTTACTGGGACGGGCTTCGATCCCACGAGGCCGCGGCCGTACTCGGCTTGAACCCCTCTACCGCTCGATCCCGTCTCGCAAAAGCGAAACAGCAACTGCGATCCGTGCTCGAGGAGGAGGGTGAGATGCCGTGCCGGAAGGAACACGTCGCGTGCGAAGGCGAATAG
- a CDS encoding MarR family transcriptional regulator, producing MSAPVDELARLSFEVMGRLTRLSAEGDMSLTQLRMLAILRDRQPRMAELAAALGVDRSSVSGLIARAERRELVTRIPAAGDGRGFTVALTEAGQDFAAALERRTSAALDPLLADLDPSERQALSELLAKVVYR from the coding sequence ATGTCGGCTCCGGTAGACGAACTGGCTCGGTTGTCGTTCGAGGTGATGGGACGCCTGACACGGCTTTCAGCGGAGGGGGACATGTCGTTGACGCAGCTGCGAATGCTGGCGATACTTCGGGACCGTCAGCCGCGGATGGCGGAGCTTGCTGCCGCGCTCGGCGTCGACCGGTCGAGTGTGTCCGGGCTGATCGCGCGGGCCGAGCGCCGCGAGCTGGTTACTCGGATACCTGCTGCCGGGGATGGCCGGGGCTTCACGGTCGCGCTCACCGAGGCGGGGCAGGACTTCGCGGCGGCGCTTGAGCGCCGCACCAGCGCCGCACTCGACCCTCTCCTTGCTGATTTGGACCCGTCCGAGCGACAAGCGTTGAGTGAGCTCCTTGCGAAGGTCGTCTATCGGTAG